The sequence TCATTTCGGGGAGCGTGCTGAGGCGCCCTGCCTGGACGTCCTCCTCGCTCTCGCGGAGCGCTTGCAGGAGATCCTCGTCCTGAAGGATCTCCAGCGTCTCCTCGATCGCCTCCAGCTCGGCCGCCGGGATCAGTACGCCGACCGGTCGGCCGTTGCGCGTGATCACGACGTGCTCATGCCGGTGTTCGAGATCGTCCAGCAGTTCGCTCAGCCTGGAGCGCGCCTCCGTGAATGGCACCGTCTTCGCCATGTCGTGAAGTGTACAGAATTCTGATCAGCGCCTCTGAGGCCTGGTCAGTCCGAGGGTCGTTGGGTTTCCTCTGGGCGCCCGACCTTGCCGAGCGGTCGTCGAGGAGCGGGGGGCCGTCCGGGTCGATCAAGCCCTGGAGGTGGGGGTTCTCGATGCCCGCCGCGAGGACACGGGCCGCATCGATGGCAGAGTCTTCGCCGAGGTCGCGCCGGTACAGGTAAGGCTCCGGAACGGAATTACATGACTGTAGTTAGCCGGTGGCCCGACGGCGGAACGATCGTGTAGTTCCACTCACCGTGGAACCTGTGGCCCTTGATGCGCGGGCCGATCGCGGCCATCTCC comes from Actinomycetota bacterium and encodes:
- a CDS encoding type II toxin-antitoxin system Phd/YefM family antitoxin; protein product: MAKTVPFTEARSRLSELLDDLEHRHEHVVITRNGRPVGVLIPAAELEAIEETLEILQDEDLLQALRESEEDVQAGRLSTLPEMRQELGLG